Proteins from one Gossypium raimondii isolate GPD5lz chromosome 8, ASM2569854v1, whole genome shotgun sequence genomic window:
- the LOC105791920 gene encoding uncharacterized protein LOC105791920, translating to MSSDDPNQPGLVITVTESIRSFLLSASNDRRLSEELRELALTLSSAANAPYKQIRSIWMESVFDTRPGLISLFSGSNFVFTSPKPREKSEELKERLRKLKELAERKEYQELVKDITPKKDLNEPFSTYKDQIGFGLHVALTMFTGYLVGYFAFRALFNHSPIMNSAGGILGLVFGMLLETFLFIIRTSEPNLKSPSSTSRLKKNQ from the exons atgagctCTGACGACCCGAACCAACCCGGTCTCGTGATAACTGTGACCGAATCCATTCGCTCGTTTCTTCTCTCAGCCTCCAATGACCGTCGTCTCTCTGAAGAACTCCGAGAACTCGCTCTCACTCTTTCCTCAGCAGCCAATGCACCGTACAAGCAGATCCGGAGCATATGGATGGAATCAGTTTTTGACACCAGGCCCGGATTGATTTCTCTCTTCTCCGGATCTAATTTCGTTTTCACCAGTCCTAAACCCAGAGAGAAG AGCGAAGAATTGAAGGAGAGGTTAAGGAAGCTTAAAGAACTAGCAGAGAGGAAAGAGTATCAAGAGCTTGTTAAAGATATCACGCCGAAGAAGGATCTCAATGAACCTTTCTCTACTTATAAGGATCAAATTGGCTTTG GTTTACATGTTGCTCTGACAATGTTTACTGGGTATTTGGTTGGTTATTTTGCATTCAGAGCGTTGTTTAACCACAGTCCTATCATG AATTCTGCTGGAGGTATTCTTGGATTGGTTTTTGGCATGCTTCTTGAAACATTTTTGTTCATTATTAGGACTTCAGAGCCTAACCTTAAATCGCCGTCCTCAACTTCGAGATTGAAGAAAAATCAATAG
- the LOC105791919 gene encoding uncharacterized protein LOC105791919, with protein sequence MKAAILRAGSLPVTSSALPGSPKVSLSRQSSFGAVFPVERSGFSLSSPIVSLHFPMDKRKPKESRAQIRRALSETDIIKSETRVPGGSRCFTAGIPEEEYVSDYEIDGGFRTEFGISMEEIGFSGDGFGTGGKIGGDNGDDSYGDKRKMGDYYREMLKLNPGDPLLLRNYGRFLHEVEKDMERAEEYYGRAILASPGDGEVLSLYGDLIWERHRDESRAKSYFDRAVTASPDDCMVLGSYANFLWDAEEDDEEEVEMSKAMVAAF encoded by the exons ATGAAAGCTGCTATCTTGAGAGCGGGTTCACTTCCGGTCACCTCATCAGCTCTGCCCGGTTCTCCCAAGGTTTCTCTTTCTCGTCAAAGCTCTTTCGGTGCAGTTTTCCCCGTTGAGAGATCTGGCTTCTCTCTTAGCTCTCCGATAGTATCGTTGCATTTCCCTATGGATAAACGGAAGCCAAAGGAATCCCGCGCGCAAATAAGGCGAGCTTTGTCTGAGACTGATATTATCAAGTCGGAGACTCGGGTTCCCGGTGGATCTCGGTGTTTTACGGCGGGGATACCGGAGGAGGAGTATGTGTCGGATTATGAAATAGACGGCGGATTCCGAACGGAATTCGGGATCTCGATGGAAGAAATTGGATTTTCCGGTGATGGATTTGGAACTGGCGGGAAAATCGGCGGTGATAACGGAGATGATTCGTACGGTGATAAGAGGAAGATGGGCGATTATTATCGTGAAATGTTGAAACTAAACCCCGGTGATCCACTTCTTTTGAGAAACTACGGCAGGTTCTTACACGAG GTGGAAAAGGATATGGAGAGAGCAGAGGAGTATTACGGGAGAGCTATCTTAGCCAGCCCCGGAGATGGGGAAGTTTTGTCTTTGTACGGGGACCTAATCTGGGAACGACACAGAGACGAGAGCCGTGCTAAGTCTTACTTCGACCGAGCCGTCACTGCTTCTCCTGATGACTG CATGGTGCTGGGATCTTACGCCAACTTTCTGTGGGATGCagaggaagatgatgaagaagaagtaGAAATGTCGAAGGCTATGGTGGCAGCTTTTTAA